A window of Triticum urartu cultivar G1812 unplaced genomic scaffold, Tu2.1 TuUngrouped_contig_5654, whole genome shotgun sequence contains these coding sequences:
- the LOC125529514 gene encoding uncharacterized protein LOC125529514, with protein MAAFRLLFLVLSCVAAGCNSVVAVAVDDQPLPQQEFCMASSSSSCPEAAVDAEPLKEETSVMYKEKASSFFRHDGRTIKVDFVLPASNSIAAAGDEDLQLRQEAMAQAITVLSRYSPETTDQQTLKRAMGVVNLEAQRWKPIFRAVNRVLESGADDRTKEEAFAQARVQLNRDLGQEGPNALKLDFRFL; from the coding sequence ATGGCCGCCTTCCgcctcctcttcctcgtccttTCCTGCGTCGCCGCTGGCTGCAACAGTGTTGTCGCTGTCGCGGTCGACGACCAGCCGCTGCCGCAGCAGGAGTTCTGCAtggcgtcgtcttcttcttcgtGCCCGGAAGCTGCCGTCGACGCTGAGCCGCTCAAGGAGGAGACCAGCGTGATGTACAAGGAGAAGGCCAGCTCGTTCTTCAGACATGATGGTCGCACCATCAAGGTCGACTTCGTACTCCCCGCCAGCAACAGCATAGCCGCCGCTGGGGACGAGGACCTGCAGCTGCGGCAGGAAGCCATGGCGCAGGCCATTACGGTCCTCTCCCGCTACAGCCCAGAGACCACCGACCAACAGACGCTCAAGCGGGCGATGGGGGTGGTGAACCTCGAGGCTCAGCGGTGGAAGCCCATCTTCAGGGCCGTCAACAGGGTGCTGGAGAGCGGCGCCGACGATCGCACCAAGGAGGAGGCGTTCGCCCAGGCCAGGGTGCAGCTCAACCGCGACCTCGGCCAAGAAGGTCCCAACGCCCTCAAGCTCGACTTCCGCTTTCTGTGA